In Cotesia glomerata isolate CgM1 linkage group LG1, MPM_Cglom_v2.3, whole genome shotgun sequence, one genomic interval encodes:
- the LOC123266949 gene encoding patronin isoform X2, whose amino-acid sequence MWGTISRLFATKPRSSVRSPEPGEEAVAAEKEEKNYYYYNNSDPACKNLNGVPQAELAVHVFESMDRNMGDDRRPKGGPGDHGVTDNEHFSDAYDTRQAKQRASVKWLLSKAYNNRVPDNLREPYYRDLEDQEHLKPQIVHALSNAELYCLALANIYSDPNYHNQNHWGILQALARKGVYVAEPNNSQLTETILIQNSPLKMSAHMAVIEGLMVLYAKEVVTGDRVVAAIRRFDPQPEIEVPSDHEKGLLMWISHASHALIAKIQTEEGAGDKTRLPELPAAKDFQSLCDGVGLAAVVAFYCPGELNWMDIKVSKRPSVADALHNLSLVHNFCIRCLPYSIFHMQPEDVTYMRGSMKQNLLVFLADMYNVLEIHPVKCVRYPGEERAMQQYLDACPRNSHGVAHKRSLPQAIAPIPDLRSNLSVSAPGFTVGKPIPSSSVRKSQSLQQTAESHSYDDRRAGSEENFIVHRNRGIPTLSSVIDDKYNNTAAGRPSNWEDQRRSSYAGRRSRRNSVTDDSQLTIENFGGSQDNLHNFGCVRNPDKELVHTGKRTATEPTLPARSSVQDAYGSDVQNILADNGYGNDDLPPTRLRRQISNSNLNNLSHKNVLHSTDNNNDNTDGEIKTTANTSATKMSSFANLTQHNSEKSINFKYTEQQEHDELSANKVNYNNKKFGQSNGNGIGEKKTTFATLPNTTTWQQQSAQQSQQLEQQSADENGGNTMVYAAQINNIKMKLEEKRRLIENEKRRMEVVVSKQRQKVGKAAFLQAVTKGKVKSPSSSTSGGDSPVEHGPPTPLSSGSAGDTPTNVTKTTSSVPHQNAQEKPQRPFSLKEITEDIHDVEHKWLEQDGSAPFTETRRTPDIENMDFDQCQQSISHMNSTLNDIQVDIQRLASQQNQIQQQTLMTQQQQQIHQQLQELQSLRSQQQHLQSFGMPPISPMTPRLADTQPGQFYLHDQPQQMQRRTWGRPAHQQNLLNEMASVGHYQPQPVVDPHYSPQPVAAASVIYQQDPRLYQDTRTWGTGAIPQQKGFVLHDNTQDQQQYQPRYLNGGDHSLCNSQMHQPIQNYPSAALFNQTPPTAASPQHRNAVHRISQLINESPETKKSTIHHVPITCESPTDKRQNNINIHTPVPAPPVDDMEPQNISFIGNDDDFTQGIKRLHITSGSRTYRIASPTKTTISRNSFQPHSSLREASPSPTSAISPPEITPLDSSDAGEKGFYISFDNDGPKKPKPALRVKRSPKKERTVSSFIEQEDFTARPESPPANPVDRQRQLEAQRDLERERQRQAEEREYHRQEMRDRELRREIDKEQRVREDRLRTNSESRQNAANAVGLVIGNQLANPDPNSVDEMERKKERIMLLSLQRRQQQEELKERKEAEAQARREQEKMKEEERSRKKEEDRQRRAMILEQHKLKKAIEEAEREGKVIDKELLNAIKPTPKLRNKTASARPRPKTIHVDQSSEIDSGALTPSRGKKGSSSNLSTATLISPTMKRDYFRGSQDTLTAAHFDDRRAGLFSRGGSLKVSSVDSPDDGRGCSPCRSSTQLGRRGSYKTSRDTQEPQQQPRGRPKYSTYQNFKGRKSNSLMNLCDTDSGLGRATPPRRAPSPGMGSTKHLPSPSGPGSLPPGLMSKRRFDDGSSDISSTPSSMMEYNGPRLYKQPATKSNRGIMLNAVEYCVFPGSVNKESKRRVLEEIGRSESKHFLILFRDAGCQFRALYSYCPDKEEVTKLCGTGPKQVIDNMFDKFFKYNSGGKCFSQVHTKHLTVTIDAFTIHNSLWQGKKVNLPNKKDMALVI is encoded by the exons gccaaacaacgtGCCTCCGTGAAATGGCTCCTCTCGAAGGCGTACAACAACCGCGTGCCGGACAATCTACGCGAGCCTTACTATCGTGATCTGGag gaTCAAGAGCATTTAAAACCACAAATTGTTCATGCGTTATCAAATGCTGAGCTATATTGTCTTGCATTGGCGAATATTTATTCGGACCCGAATTACCACAACCAAAACCACTGGGGAATATTGCAAGCGTTAGCGAGGAAAGGTGTCTATGTAGCTGAGCCTAATAATTCTCAATTAACTGAAACTATTCTTATTCAAAATTCACCATTAAAaatg tcTGCACATATGGCTGTGATAGAAGGTTTGATGGTCTTGTACGCGAAGGAAGTAGTGACAGGAGACCGTGTAGTGGCGGCGATCCGACGATTTGATCCTCAGCCAGAGATTGAAGTGCCTAGTGACCATGAAAAGGGCTTACTTATGTGGATAAGTCATGCCTCGCATGCATTAATCGCCAAAATCCAAACGGAAGAAGGCGCTGGAGACAAAACGCGACTACCTGAGTTACCTGCAGCCAAGGACTTTCAGTCATTGTGCGACGGTGTGGGTTTGGCTGCTGTTGTGGCCTTCTACTGTCCCGGCGAGCTCAACTGGATGGATATTAAAGTGTCAAAAAGACCCTCTGTTGCAGATGCACTCCACAATCTCTCACTTGTTCATAATTTTTGCATAAGATGCTTGCCCTACTCTATTTTTCATATGCAACCTGAGGATGTTACTTACATGAGagg GTCTATGAAACAAAATTTACTGGTTTTTCTCGCGGACATGTATAACGTGCTCGAGATACATCCTGTTAAATGTGTACGTTATCCAGGAGAGGAAAGAGCCATGCAGCAGTATCTCGATG CTTGCCCGCGCAATAGTCACGGGGTAGCTCATAAACGAAGTCTACCGCAAGCTATAGCTCCAATTCCTGATCTGAGAAGCAACCTCTCTGTGTCCGCGCCAGGTTTCACAG ttggAAAGCCTATACCATCAAGCTCTGTAAGAAAATCACAATCGCTTCAACAAACGGCTGAAAGTCATTCATACGATGATAG ACGCGCCGGGtctgaagaaaattttatagtacaCAGAAATCGTGGTATCCCGACCCTGAGTTCTGTAAtagatgataaatataataatacagCTGCTGGACGGCCGAGTAATTGGGAAGACCAACGAAGAAGTTCGTACGCAGGAAGACGTTCGCGACGCAACAGTGTGACGGATGATTCCCAGTTGACAATCGAAAATTTTGGTGGATCACAGGacaatttacataattttggATGTGTTCGAAACCCCGATAAAGAGTTAGTGCACACGGGTAAGCGCACCGCCACTGAACCCACACTTCCAGCACGCTCAAGCGTCCAAGACGCTTACGGGAGTGACGTCCAGAATATTTTAGCTGACAACGGTTACGGGAATGACGACCTGCCACCCACGAGATTACGACGACAAATTTctaattctaatttaaataacttgaGTCACAAAAATGTTTTACATTCCacggataataataatgataacacTGACGGCGAAATAAAAACAACAGCCAATACGAGTGCTACAAAAATGTCAAGTTTTGCTAATTTAACCCAACACAATTCGGAAAAgagtattaattttaagtatacTGAGCAGCAAGAACATGACGAACTCAGTGCCaataaagttaattataataataaaaaatttggacaAAGTAATGGTAATGGTATTGGAGAAAAGAAAACAACTTTTGCGACTCTACCTAATACAACAACGTGGCAGCAACAAAGTGCTCAACAGTCTCAACAATTGGAACAACAATCAGctg atGAAAATGGTGGTAATACAATGGTATACGCTGCGCAAATAAACaacattaaaatgaaattagaaGAAAAACGCCGgcttatcgaaaacgaaaaaagAAGAATGGAAGTTGTTGTCTCGAAACAGCGACAAAAAGTAGGAAAAGCAGCTTTTCTTCAGGCTGTAACCAAG GGTAAGGTTAAATCTCCTTCTTCGTCAACATCCGGTGGTGACAGTCCCGTAGAGCATGGTCCTCCTACTCCATTGTCCTCCGGATCCGCTGGAGATACCCCAACAAACGTTACTAAGACTACGTCATCAGTACCTCATCAAAATGCCCAAGAAAAACCGCAGCGTCCTTTTTCACTGAAG gaaattacTGAAGATATTCATGATGTTGAGCACAAGTGGTTGGAGCAAGATGGTAGTGCACCATTTACTGAAACTCGCCGTACTCCTGACATCGAAAACATGGATTTCGATCAATGTCAACAATCTATATcaca cATGAACTCGACTTTAAACGACATACAAGTAGACATCCAACGTCTCGCGAGCCAACAAAATCAAATTCAACAACAAACTCTGATGACCcagcaacagcaacaaatTCACCAACAGCTGCAAGAGCTCCAGAGTTTGCGGAGCCAACAACAACATCTGCAAAGTTTTGGAATGCCGCCGATAAGCCCTATGACTCCGCGACTTGCAGATACGCAGCCAGGACAATTTTACTTACATGACCAACCGCAGCAAATGCAGAGAAGAACCTGGGGTCGGCCGGCACACCAGCAGAATTTGCTTAACGAAATGGCCTCTGTGGGCCACTATCAACCACAACCGGTTGTCGACCCCCATTATAGTCCTCAGCCAGTCGCCGCTGCCTCTGTTATATACCAACAAGATCCTCGCCTGTATCAGGACACAAGGACTTGGGGTACTGGTGCTATACCTCAGCAGAAAGGGTTTGTTTTGCATGATAACACGCAAGATCAACAACAATATCAGCCGAGGTATCTCAACGGTGGCGATCATAGTCTCTGCAATAGTCAAATGCATCAACCGATTCAAAATTATCCGTCGGCTGCACTTTTTAATCAAACCCCGCCCACGGCTGCTAGTCCTCAACACCGTAATGCC gTTCATCGGATAAGTCAACTGATAAATGAAAGTCCAGAGACTAAAAAGTCAACAATACACCATGTCCCAATTACTTGTGAAAGTCCTACGGATAAAcgtcaaaataatattaacatcCATACACCTGTACCAGCACCGCCGGTTGATGATATGGAACCACAAAATATATCATTCATTG gtAACGACGATGATTTCACACAAGGAATTAAACGACTACATATCACATCAGGAAGTCGTACATATAGAATAGCCTCACCAACAAAAACAACAATCTCACGTAACTCTTTTCAACCTCACTCATCGTTGCGTGAAGCGTCGCCGTCACCTACTTCAGCTATATCTCCTCCAGAAATAACTCCTCTAGACTCATCGGACGCTGGTGAAAAGGGATTTTATATATCGTTTGACAATGACGGGCCGAAGAAGCCAAAACCTGCATTGCGTGTAAAAAGGTCGCCCAAAAAAGAACGCACTGTATCCTCGTTTATCGAGCAAGAAGATTTTACAGCGCGTCCCGAATCTCCACCTGCGAATCCTGTAGACCGACAACGGCAGCTAGAGGCTCAGCGTGACCTGGAACGAGAACGCCAGAGGCAAGCCGAAGAGCGTGAGTATCATCGTCAGGAGATGCGGGACCGGGAATTACGACGAGAAATAGACAAAGAGCAACGCGTAAGAGAAGACAGACTCCGTACTAATAGTGAGAGTCGTCAGAATGCTGCCAATGCTGTTGGTTTGGTCATCGGGAATCAGCTTGCTAACCCGGATCCCAATTCTGTTGATGAAATGGAGCGCAAGAAGGAGCGTATTATGCTGCTGTCGTTGCAGCGACGACAACAGCAGGAAGAATTGAAAGAACGGAAAGAAGCTGAAGCTCAGGCGCGCCGGGAGcaggaaaaaatgaaagaagaaGAACGCTCGAGAAAAAAAGAAGAGGACCGTCAGAGAAGAGCTATGATTTTAGAACAGCATAAGTtgaaaaaagctatcgaagaAGCTGAACgtgag GGTAAAGTAATTGACAAAGAACTTCTTAATGCCATAAAGCCAACTCCTAAATTACGTAATAAGACTGCATCGGCTCGTCCACGACCGAAAACAATCCACGTTGATCAAAGTTCGGAAATAGATTCTGGAGCTCTGACGCCTAGTCGCGGGAAAAAAGGTTCTTCCTCCAATCTCAGTACAG CGACGCTGATCTCACCAACGATGAAACGAGATTACTTCAGAGGCTCACAGGACACACTTACTGCTGCCCATTTCGATGACCGTCGCGCCGGCCTCTTCTCTAGGGGTGGCAGTCTCAAGG TATCTTCTGTAGACTCACCTGATGACGGTAGAGGTTGTTCGCCTTGTCGAAGCTCAACGCAACTTGGACGCCGCGGATCTTACAAAACATCACGAG ATACGCAGGAGCCTCAGCAACAGCCTAGAGGCAGGCCTAAATACTCAACTTACCAAAACTTTAAGGGAAGAAAGTCAAATTCGTTGATGAATTTGTGTG ATACGGACAGCGGTTTGGGGCGAGCAACTCCTCCGAGAAGAGCACCCAGTCCTGGAATGGGAAGTACCAAACATTTGCCATCGCCGTCGGGACCTGGATCTCTTCCGCCTGGTCTTATGTCTAAACGACGGTTTGATGACGGCAGCAGTGACATCAGCAGCACGCCTAGTTCTATGATGGAGTACAATg gtCCTCGATTATACAAGCAACCAGCGACTAAATCGAATCGTGGAATAATGCTGAATGCTGTTGAGTATTGCGTATTCCCTGGATCGGTTAATAAAGAATCCAAGAGACGCGTACTGGAAGAAATTGGACGATCCGAAAGTAAACATTTTCTAATACTCTTCAGAGATGCTGGGTGCCAGTTTCGAGCACTTTATTCTTATTGTCCTGATAAGGAAGAAGTTACTAAGTTATGTGGCACTGGACCTAAACAAGTTATTGATAATatgtttgataaatttttcaa atACAATTCTGGTGGTAAATGTTTCTCTCAAGTGCATACAAAGCATCTGACTGTGACCATAGATGCCTTTACGATACACAATAGTCTTTGGCAaggtaaaaaagtaaatttaccAAACAAAAAGGACATGGCTCTCGTCATATAG
- the LOC123266949 gene encoding patronin isoform X11 has protein sequence MWGTISRLFATKPRSSVRSPEPGEEAVAAEKEEKNYYYYNNSDPACKNLNGVPQAELAVHVFESMDRNMGDDRRPKGGPGDHGVTDNEHFSDAYDTRQAKQRASVKWLLSKAYNNRVPDNLREPYYRDLEDQEHLKPQIVHALSNAELYCLALANIYSDPNYHNQNHWGILQALARKGVYVAEPNNSQLTETILIQNSPLKMSAHMAVIEGLMVLYAKEVVTGDRVVAAIRRFDPQPEIEVPSDHEKGLLMWISHASHALIAKIQTEEGAGDKTRLPELPAAKDFQSLCDGVGLAAVVAFYCPGELNWMDIKVSKRPSVADALHNLSLVHNFCIRCLPYSIFHMQPEDVTYMRGSMKQNLLVFLADMYNVLEIHPVKCVRYPGEERAMQQYLDACPRNSHGVAHKRSLPQAIAPIPDLRSNLSVSAPGFTVGKPIPSSSVRKSQSLQQTAESHSYDDRRAGSEENFIVHRNRGIPTLSSVIDDKYNNTAAGRPSNWEDQRRSSYAGRRSRRNSVTDDSQLTIENFGGSQDNLHNFGCVRNPDKELVHTGKRTATEPTLPARSSVQDAYGSDVQNILADNGYGNDDLPPTRLRRQISNSNLNNLSHKNVLHSTDNNNDNTDGEIKTTANTSATKMSSFANLTQHNSEKSINFKYTEQQEHDELSANKVNYNNKKFGQSNGNGIGEKKTTFATLPNTTTWQQQSAQQSQQLEQQSADENGGNTMVYAAQINNIKMKLEEKRRLIENEKRRMEVVVSKQRQKVGKAAFLQAVTKFYIAGKVKSPSSSTSGGDSPVEHGPPTPLSSGSAGDTPTNVTKTTSSVPHQNAQEKPQRPFSLKEITEDIHDVEHKWLEQDGSAPFTETRRTPDIENMDFDQCQQSISHMNSTLNDIQVDIQRLASQQNQIQQQTLMTQQQQQIHQQLQELQSLRSQQQHLQSFGMPPISPMTPRLADTQPGQFYLHDQPQQMQRRTWGRPAHQQNLLNEMASVGHYQPQPVVDPHYSPQPVAAASVIYQQDPRLYQDTRTWGTGAIPQQKGFVLHDNTQDQQQYQPRYLNGGDHSLCNSQMHQPIQNYPSAALFNQTPPTAASPQHRNAVHRISQLINESPETKKSTIHHVPITCESPTDKRQNNINIHTPVPAPPVDDMEPQNISFIGNDDDFTQGIKRLHITSGSRTYRIASPTKTTISRNSFQPHSSLREASPSPTSAISPPEITPLDSSDAGEKGFYISFDNDGPKKPKPALRVKRSPKKERTVSSFIEQEDFTARPESPPANPVDRQRQLEAQRDLERERQRQAEEREYHRQEMRDRELRREIDKEQRVREDRLRTNSESRQNAANAVGLVIGNQLANPDPNSVDEMERKKERIMLLSLQRRQQQEELKERKEAEAQARREQEKMKEEERSRKKEEDRQRRAMILEQHKLKKAIEEAEREGKVIDKELLNAIKPTPKLRNKTASARPRPKTIHVDQSSEIDSGALTPSRGKKGSSSNLSTDTDSGLGRATPPRRAPSPGMGSTKHLPSPSGPGSLPPGLMSKRRFDDGSSDISSTPSSMMEYNGPRLYKQPATKSNRGIMLNAVEYCVFPGSVNKESKRRVLEEIGRSESKHFLILFRDAGCQFRALYSYCPDKEEVTKLCGTGPKQVIDNMFDKFFKYNSGGKCFSQVHTKHLTVTIDAFTIHNSLWQGKKVNLPNKKDMALVI, from the exons gccaaacaacgtGCCTCCGTGAAATGGCTCCTCTCGAAGGCGTACAACAACCGCGTGCCGGACAATCTACGCGAGCCTTACTATCGTGATCTGGag gaTCAAGAGCATTTAAAACCACAAATTGTTCATGCGTTATCAAATGCTGAGCTATATTGTCTTGCATTGGCGAATATTTATTCGGACCCGAATTACCACAACCAAAACCACTGGGGAATATTGCAAGCGTTAGCGAGGAAAGGTGTCTATGTAGCTGAGCCTAATAATTCTCAATTAACTGAAACTATTCTTATTCAAAATTCACCATTAAAaatg tcTGCACATATGGCTGTGATAGAAGGTTTGATGGTCTTGTACGCGAAGGAAGTAGTGACAGGAGACCGTGTAGTGGCGGCGATCCGACGATTTGATCCTCAGCCAGAGATTGAAGTGCCTAGTGACCATGAAAAGGGCTTACTTATGTGGATAAGTCATGCCTCGCATGCATTAATCGCCAAAATCCAAACGGAAGAAGGCGCTGGAGACAAAACGCGACTACCTGAGTTACCTGCAGCCAAGGACTTTCAGTCATTGTGCGACGGTGTGGGTTTGGCTGCTGTTGTGGCCTTCTACTGTCCCGGCGAGCTCAACTGGATGGATATTAAAGTGTCAAAAAGACCCTCTGTTGCAGATGCACTCCACAATCTCTCACTTGTTCATAATTTTTGCATAAGATGCTTGCCCTACTCTATTTTTCATATGCAACCTGAGGATGTTACTTACATGAGagg GTCTATGAAACAAAATTTACTGGTTTTTCTCGCGGACATGTATAACGTGCTCGAGATACATCCTGTTAAATGTGTACGTTATCCAGGAGAGGAAAGAGCCATGCAGCAGTATCTCGATG CTTGCCCGCGCAATAGTCACGGGGTAGCTCATAAACGAAGTCTACCGCAAGCTATAGCTCCAATTCCTGATCTGAGAAGCAACCTCTCTGTGTCCGCGCCAGGTTTCACAG ttggAAAGCCTATACCATCAAGCTCTGTAAGAAAATCACAATCGCTTCAACAAACGGCTGAAAGTCATTCATACGATGATAG ACGCGCCGGGtctgaagaaaattttatagtacaCAGAAATCGTGGTATCCCGACCCTGAGTTCTGTAAtagatgataaatataataatacagCTGCTGGACGGCCGAGTAATTGGGAAGACCAACGAAGAAGTTCGTACGCAGGAAGACGTTCGCGACGCAACAGTGTGACGGATGATTCCCAGTTGACAATCGAAAATTTTGGTGGATCACAGGacaatttacataattttggATGTGTTCGAAACCCCGATAAAGAGTTAGTGCACACGGGTAAGCGCACCGCCACTGAACCCACACTTCCAGCACGCTCAAGCGTCCAAGACGCTTACGGGAGTGACGTCCAGAATATTTTAGCTGACAACGGTTACGGGAATGACGACCTGCCACCCACGAGATTACGACGACAAATTTctaattctaatttaaataacttgaGTCACAAAAATGTTTTACATTCCacggataataataatgataacacTGACGGCGAAATAAAAACAACAGCCAATACGAGTGCTACAAAAATGTCAAGTTTTGCTAATTTAACCCAACACAATTCGGAAAAgagtattaattttaagtatacTGAGCAGCAAGAACATGACGAACTCAGTGCCaataaagttaattataataataaaaaatttggacaAAGTAATGGTAATGGTATTGGAGAAAAGAAAACAACTTTTGCGACTCTACCTAATACAACAACGTGGCAGCAACAAAGTGCTCAACAGTCTCAACAATTGGAACAACAATCAGctg atGAAAATGGTGGTAATACAATGGTATACGCTGCGCAAATAAACaacattaaaatgaaattagaaGAAAAACGCCGgcttatcgaaaacgaaaaaagAAGAATGGAAGTTGTTGTCTCGAAACAGCGACAAAAAGTAGGAAAAGCAGCTTTTCTTCAGGCTGTAACCAAG TTTTACATTGCG GGTAAGGTTAAATCTCCTTCTTCGTCAACATCCGGTGGTGACAGTCCCGTAGAGCATGGTCCTCCTACTCCATTGTCCTCCGGATCCGCTGGAGATACCCCAACAAACGTTACTAAGACTACGTCATCAGTACCTCATCAAAATGCCCAAGAAAAACCGCAGCGTCCTTTTTCACTGAAG gaaattacTGAAGATATTCATGATGTTGAGCACAAGTGGTTGGAGCAAGATGGTAGTGCACCATTTACTGAAACTCGCCGTACTCCTGACATCGAAAACATGGATTTCGATCAATGTCAACAATCTATATcaca cATGAACTCGACTTTAAACGACATACAAGTAGACATCCAACGTCTCGCGAGCCAACAAAATCAAATTCAACAACAAACTCTGATGACCcagcaacagcaacaaatTCACCAACAGCTGCAAGAGCTCCAGAGTTTGCGGAGCCAACAACAACATCTGCAAAGTTTTGGAATGCCGCCGATAAGCCCTATGACTCCGCGACTTGCAGATACGCAGCCAGGACAATTTTACTTACATGACCAACCGCAGCAAATGCAGAGAAGAACCTGGGGTCGGCCGGCACACCAGCAGAATTTGCTTAACGAAATGGCCTCTGTGGGCCACTATCAACCACAACCGGTTGTCGACCCCCATTATAGTCCTCAGCCAGTCGCCGCTGCCTCTGTTATATACCAACAAGATCCTCGCCTGTATCAGGACACAAGGACTTGGGGTACTGGTGCTATACCTCAGCAGAAAGGGTTTGTTTTGCATGATAACACGCAAGATCAACAACAATATCAGCCGAGGTATCTCAACGGTGGCGATCATAGTCTCTGCAATAGTCAAATGCATCAACCGATTCAAAATTATCCGTCGGCTGCACTTTTTAATCAAACCCCGCCCACGGCTGCTAGTCCTCAACACCGTAATGCC gTTCATCGGATAAGTCAACTGATAAATGAAAGTCCAGAGACTAAAAAGTCAACAATACACCATGTCCCAATTACTTGTGAAAGTCCTACGGATAAAcgtcaaaataatattaacatcCATACACCTGTACCAGCACCGCCGGTTGATGATATGGAACCACAAAATATATCATTCATTG gtAACGACGATGATTTCACACAAGGAATTAAACGACTACATATCACATCAGGAAGTCGTACATATAGAATAGCCTCACCAACAAAAACAACAATCTCACGTAACTCTTTTCAACCTCACTCATCGTTGCGTGAAGCGTCGCCGTCACCTACTTCAGCTATATCTCCTCCAGAAATAACTCCTCTAGACTCATCGGACGCTGGTGAAAAGGGATTTTATATATCGTTTGACAATGACGGGCCGAAGAAGCCAAAACCTGCATTGCGTGTAAAAAGGTCGCCCAAAAAAGAACGCACTGTATCCTCGTTTATCGAGCAAGAAGATTTTACAGCGCGTCCCGAATCTCCACCTGCGAATCCTGTAGACCGACAACGGCAGCTAGAGGCTCAGCGTGACCTGGAACGAGAACGCCAGAGGCAAGCCGAAGAGCGTGAGTATCATCGTCAGGAGATGCGGGACCGGGAATTACGACGAGAAATAGACAAAGAGCAACGCGTAAGAGAAGACAGACTCCGTACTAATAGTGAGAGTCGTCAGAATGCTGCCAATGCTGTTGGTTTGGTCATCGGGAATCAGCTTGCTAACCCGGATCCCAATTCTGTTGATGAAATGGAGCGCAAGAAGGAGCGTATTATGCTGCTGTCGTTGCAGCGACGACAACAGCAGGAAGAATTGAAAGAACGGAAAGAAGCTGAAGCTCAGGCGCGCCGGGAGcaggaaaaaatgaaagaagaaGAACGCTCGAGAAAAAAAGAAGAGGACCGTCAGAGAAGAGCTATGATTTTAGAACAGCATAAGTtgaaaaaagctatcgaagaAGCTGAACgtgag GGTAAAGTAATTGACAAAGAACTTCTTAATGCCATAAAGCCAACTCCTAAATTACGTAATAAGACTGCATCGGCTCGTCCACGACCGAAAACAATCCACGTTGATCAAAGTTCGGAAATAGATTCTGGAGCTCTGACGCCTAGTCGCGGGAAAAAAGGTTCTTCCTCCAATCTCAGTACAG ATACGGACAGCGGTTTGGGGCGAGCAACTCCTCCGAGAAGAGCACCCAGTCCTGGAATGGGAAGTACCAAACATTTGCCATCGCCGTCGGGACCTGGATCTCTTCCGCCTGGTCTTATGTCTAAACGACGGTTTGATGACGGCAGCAGTGACATCAGCAGCACGCCTAGTTCTATGATGGAGTACAATg gtCCTCGATTATACAAGCAACCAGCGACTAAATCGAATCGTGGAATAATGCTGAATGCTGTTGAGTATTGCGTATTCCCTGGATCGGTTAATAAAGAATCCAAGAGACGCGTACTGGAAGAAATTGGACGATCCGAAAGTAAACATTTTCTAATACTCTTCAGAGATGCTGGGTGCCAGTTTCGAGCACTTTATTCTTATTGTCCTGATAAGGAAGAAGTTACTAAGTTATGTGGCACTGGACCTAAACAAGTTATTGATAATatgtttgataaatttttcaa atACAATTCTGGTGGTAAATGTTTCTCTCAAGTGCATACAAAGCATCTGACTGTGACCATAGATGCCTTTACGATACACAATAGTCTTTGGCAaggtaaaaaagtaaatttaccAAACAAAAAGGACATGGCTCTCGTCATATAG